AAAGTCGGCTCGACCTGCCAGTTGGAAAGTCTCAGGAACTGCAAAAGGTAAGGCATTGAGCGCATAGTCCCGCGCTTGCACGTTCAAGTTTAGGCTGGTAACTTCTGGGGCATTTTCGCCTTCTGTGCGGACAGCAATGATGCCACTAGCGCTGACGTTAGGAGCGGTTGCTTCTTGTACCAGTAGGTTTTCTCCAGTCCAGCGTACGGTGGCAATCAGCGGTTGTTGCACGATCGCCAACCCTTCAGAGAGGCGGACCCGACCTGCTGCTTGAACCGCACTCAGATCAAAGGCTTCTGTGGTACCTGCCAACTGCAAAGCCCCACTCAACTGCCCACGCAAGTCAGGCGAAAGACGCGGGAGCTGAATTTGTGACACATCTGCCAATGCCTGCCAACGGCCTTGATTCAAACTAATGTTACTGAGCGCAACGGTGCCCCCAACCACATTGAGAAAAGCTTTGCCCGCTGCTTGAATTGCATTTGCTTGAGTATTCTCGGTCGTTCCTGAGAGAGCAATTTCGCCACTCAGTTGGCCGCGAAACTGGGGAGGAACTTGCTCAAACCGACTCAGTTGAATGTCCTGGGCTTTGACCAGAGCTTGCCAGCGGCCTTCTGCAAACTGGGCGTTGGCGCTGACGATGCCACCTGCGGCGTTGGGGGCTTGGGCCTGTACCGCCGTTTGCAGATTGCCACCTAAAGGGCCATAAATCTGAGCTTTGCCGCTGACCAAGCCAATGCTGGTAGGTAGTTCAGTGCCATAAGTTTGGGCGATCGCATCTCCGGGCAAGTTTTGACCTGCAAAATCTAAAACTAGGCCACCTTCTGCCCCAAACTTAATACCACCGCTTCCCGTGACTGTCCCGCCAACTTCTGGCGTGGCCCTAATTTGGTCAAAGATAACCTTGGACTCTGCTGTGACCAAAGCAAAGTTGCTACTGATGCGGCTGAAATCAACTTTGTCGATGCGAGCAGTTTTGGTGGTGACGACCGTTCCTGCCAGGACAGGCTTCTCAATCGGGCCACTCAACCGGAAAGCTCCCCGCACTTCTCCCGCTGTGGCAAAGGGTAACTCCTCCACTTTGAGGGTGTCGAGCAAATTAGCCACGCTCACTGGGTTGAGACGTCCGCGCAAATCGTAGTTAGACTGCGTGTTGAGAGTTCCCACCACCTGGATCGGCAGTTTGCCATAGAACGTGCTGACGTTTTCTAGAGCAATTTGCTGTCCCTGAAAGCGCACAAAGCCTTTAGCTTGCCGGAACGGTTGGGGAACTTGCCTCACCTGAGCCGTAACGGTTTTCAGTTCCGCACGACCCTCTAGTTTCACAGGCTCATCTGGGTTAGCCAGCACAGCGATCGTGCCATCCACGCGACCAGCTTGAAAATCCAGGGGTAGGTCAAGAATGCGGCTGATATCGGATGCCAGGAGATCTTGCGCCCGAATTTGTAGCTTGGTCTGCTGAGCTCGCAACTGAGATTCGCCCTTCAGCCTCAGTTTGCCTCCGCGCAATGGTTGGCCGCTGGCTTCAAAAGCAACGCGCTGGTTTTGGTCAAAAAAGTTAGCTGCACCATTCACTTGCTGAAAGGCGATCGCCACTTTGTCCCGCTGAGCAACTGGATAGGGAATCAGGACGATGCCCGCATCCCGAAACCGAATCACATCTAGATCCGTTTTGATCAGTCCCGCTTCTTCTTGAGCTTTAACGCGCGTAGAAATCCACTCGCCACTTTTTGCTTGCTCTACATAAATCGTGGGTTTGACTAAAGTAATACTGGGCTTTAGGGTTCGGGTAAGCAATAGCTGTAAAAGATTGAATTCAACCTCTACCGCTGCAACACCGAGGCGATCGGGATCAGTGGGTGTGGCAGGAACCGCAGAAGCACCAAAGCGAATGCTATTAAGATCAAAGCGATCGACTTCTCCTAGCTCTACAGGGCGGCTCAGAGTTTGACTGAGGTTTTTTTCAATTAAAGGCGCGAGGTCATTGTGAACAAAATTCCAAGCCCACCAAGCACCACCCGCGATGCCAGCAAGCAAAAGAACTCCTACGGTAGCACTGGAACGACTTAATAACAGTAGCCACAGGCGTCGGTTAGGCGGAGTAGGTTCGTTACCCGAAGGGGGAGTTTGGGTCATCTCATCTGCAACGTCAGCAAGCTGGGGAATGCCAATAAGAATCTATCCCACGATGCTCAAATTCCCAAGCAGAAACCAAAGTTGAGTTACAAAAACCAATACATTCCTTTAGGAGTAATTTCGGCAAGTCAGCAGGATACAGTGGCATTCCCCAAGCCAGCATGACTCAGATTTGTCGGTGCAAGTTTCACAAGTGGGTAATTCTTTCATTGCAGTCTGCAAGCTGATTGGGTGCCTTTCTAGCTCATCAGGCCAACTCATCAGGCCAATAGTCAAGATCCCGGTGAGATAGCCCCCGCTGGATTGGCAGGCGCTATCTCAACATGCACAGACTCAACATGCACAGAGCGCGATCGCCTCTAAGATAGGAAAGAACTGTGGTCACAAAATGCTTAAAGCCCATGCGTGTGTTCGTTCTACTTTTTAATGCCCGGACGGAAAACGAAGGAATTCACACGATTCAAATCCAAGACCCGGAGCGGGGTGAACGGAATGTGGTTCTGATGTTTGAATCGGAAGATGATGCCACTCGATTTGGCTTGTTATTGGAAGCCCAAGACTTTCCAACTCCAATGGTGGAGGCATTTGAACTAGAAGAGATTGAAGAATTTTGCCGAGGGGCTGATTACGACTGTAATTTAGTGCCAGAAGACACCTTGGCAATGCCACCAGAATCTAATGTGGATCAAACCGATTGGCAAGAAGAAGGGGCAGAACCCCCGGTTCTAGAAGCTCCAGATTCGGAGATTGAGCGCATTCGTCGTCGTTTGGAAGGACTTCTGTAAGTAATCATGTCTCAAGACTCCCACCCCGCCAGTGCTGTTAACGGTGAACAGCTCCCCCATCATTTCCCCGATGAACGCGGCTACTTGTTAACGGAGCAAGTGAACCCCAATAGCCAAAATCTGGATCAACTCAGTGCTCTAGAGTTGGTGGAGTTGTTTAACCGCGAAGATGCCCAAACGATTGCGGCGATCGCGGCAGCTCGGCAAGAACTAGCCCTAGCGATCGAGCGGACGGCTGTGGCACTGCGGCAAGGGGGGCGGCTGTTTTACATCGGTGCAGGTACCAGTGGCCGTCTAGGAGTCTTGGATGCGGCTGAATGTCCTCCCACTTTTTGCACACCACCCGAGTTGGTGCAAGGCATCATTGCGGGTGGAGCGGGGGCTTTGGTGCGGAGTTCGGAAGATTTAGAAGACCGGGCTGAAGATGGAGCAGAGGCGATCGCCCATCGTCATATCACCGAACTAGATGTGGTAGTAGGAATTACAGCGGGGGGCACGACACCCTACGTTCACGGAGCTTTACAAGCGGCTCGGCAACGGGGAGCGACGACGATTTTTATGGCTTGTGTGCCAGCGGAGCAAGTCCCCGTCAAAGCAGACATTGACATTCGCTTGATCGTGGGGCCAGAAGTATTAGCAGGCTCGACTCGCCTCAAGTCTGGTACGGTTACCAAGCTAGCGCTCAATATTTTGTCTACTGGGGTGATGGTGCAACTGGGCAAGGTCTACGGCAATCGTATGATCGATGTTTCTGTCACTAACAAAAAGCTGCACGATCGCGCTTTGCGAACTCTCCAAGACCTAACCGATCTCAACCGGGAAGAAGCAGGCTGGTTGCTAGAGCGCAGCGGTCGCTCGGTGAAGTTGGCGTTGTTGATGTATTGGACGGGTTTATCGCGAGAAGAAGGCGATCGCCTTTTAGCCGAACACCAAGGCAACTTGCGGCAAGCGGTGTTGGGTTATCAGCAATCTCTCAACTCGTAATTCGGGGTACAGGCTCAGCTACAGTAGTATTTATACGTACCTGCTCCCTTTTTGAAAAAATTTTAGCTAAACCGAGAATAGCTCTCGATTCCTTTCAGCAGGAGCAGCGTGTAAGCTACTGCCTGACTTTGTCGGGTTCTGTCTCAGGAGCAAACGATAACTATGACTACTGCTGCGTCAGAAGCCTCTGCCATCATTTTAATGGTCCTAGCCACTCTAGGAATTTTGGGTTGGGGATTTTACCGAGCGAAACCTTTTGGCAAGCTGGGGATTCTGGCTTGGCTCCAGTCTGTGGTGCTGATGTCACCTTGTCTGCTGTTCTTTGGACTATTTGCCGCTGGCATTTACCTCAATTTAGTCGGCATTTTGTTTTTGATTGTGGCCTCGACTGGGCTGTATGTGCTCTTAGGAAAGCAATTGCGGGCGGCGGGCCAAGACACCGTCCTGCGAGAACGAGCCGCTGCCATGCTAAAGGCGCGTCAGGAAGCCAATGTTGGGCCTACTAGTCACGGTCATGAACCTGGGCAACCCGGAGCCGAATCTACGCTGACTCCACTAGAGACAGAAGCGTTGCCGATTCCAGCCGAAGATCTCAAGGCAATTCAAGGCATCTTCGGGATTGATACCTTCTTCGCAACTGAAACGATTCCTTATCAAGAGGGAGCCATTTTTAAGGGAAACCTGCGCGGGGATGTGGATGGCGTGTATACGCGCCTAGCTGAGAGTTTGCAGGAGTGTTTGGGCGATCGCTATCGCTTATTTTTGGTAGAAAACCAAGAGGGCAAGCCAGTCGTAATCGTGCTGCCGAGTCGCAACGATCCCAAGCCCACCACGTTACCGCAGAAACTCTTGGCTGTGGCGCTGGCGATCGCAACGGTTGCCACTTGTCTAGAAACAGGCGGCATTCTCCTAGGGTTCGATTTCTTTAGCGCTCCGGAACGCTTCCGGGAAGTTTTACCGATCGGGGGCGGAATTCTGGCAGTATTGGCAGCTCACGAAATTGGTCACAGGGTTCTAGCGAAGCGTCACCAAGTTCGGCTCAGTCCCCCGTTCTTCTTTCCAACTGCACAATTAGGCTCTTTCGGGGCTTTAACCCGATTTGAATCGATTTTGCCGAACCGTACCGCCCTCTTTGATATCGCATTTGCGGGGCCAGCCGCAGGAGGTTTGCTCTCTTTGTTGATGCTAGTCACGGGGCTGGTGTTGTCTCATCCGGGTAGTTTGTTTCAGGTGCCCGCAGACTTCTTCAAGGGTTCTATTTTGGTCGGCACGTTGGCCAAAGTCATCTTGGGATCTGCGTTGCAAAACTCGCTAGTAGATGTCCATCCCTTAACCGTGATTGGCTGGCTGGGCTTAGTGGTAAGCGCCCTAAACTTGATGCCCGCTGGACAATTGGATGGGGGTCGCGTCGTGCAAGCCATTTATGGTCGTAAAACTGCGGGTCGAGCCACGATCGCTACCTTGGTTCTTTTGGCGATCGCTGCTTTTGCCAATGCACTCGCTTTGTATTGGGCGATCATCATTTTGTTTCTCCAGCGAGATTTAGAACGACCCAGCCTGAATGAACTATCTGAGCCCGACGATGCCCGTGCAGGTCTAGGGTTGCTGGCCTTGTTTTTGATGATTGCTACGCTCTTACCCCTCACGCCTAGCTTGGCAGGTCGCTTGGGAATTGGTGGCTAAACTCATCAAAAAGCCTGTTATTCTAGCTGACATAATCCATAATTTGAATAGGGTGCTCCTGAGTTATTTCCTGCATCTGCATCCCTAAGGTATGACACCGAATCGCTATGGCCGCACCACATCCGATTTTAGTAATTTTAGACTTCAATGCTCTGGAAGTCGGAAAAACTAGAGAGTGGCAGGAATTCTCGCGGGTAGGCGAGTGTTTTATTCCACAAGTGGTTTTTGACGAAATCCGTTATCTCCATGACCGAGCACCAGAGGCAAGCTTGGAGCAAACGGCTAGAGAGTTTATCCGCTTCTTTCCAGATAGTGGTTGGAATATGACCGCTATCAGTGCTACCCATGCTTCTCTCAAACCTGCTAGTGGTGAGTCTTTTAGCAAAAAGGCTAGGCTGTCTCTAGCGGTAGCCCAAGCAGCTTATGGTTTGTCTCGCAACCATCCTGGTTCCTTGGTCGTTTTAGTAACCACTGACCAGTCTTTGTTGCAACGGGTGCAGGGAGTAGAAGCTCCTAATCTTTGTGGCATTACAGCGGCAGCTCTGCGACAATGGTGCCGAACCGAACGACAACCTTTGGCAGTGACTCAGCAGTTGCGCCAAATGGCGACGACCCCGGTGGTAGGTGCAGGCAAAGTGGGTGCAGGCAACGTCAGCACTTCCTTGAACAAGTCTGCGACTGCTACGACTCCCAAATCGCGATCGCATAACGTAGTCAGAATGAGCCCAAACCCATCTCAACGTCAACCTACTTTCTCGAATGCACCCGGCGCGATCGCCCAGTTGTTCTCTACCCTGTTAATGCTAGGAGCACTGGTTCTAGCCGGATCAACCGCTTGGTATCTCCTCCAACCCGCAGGCTTTAATCAGTTTTTGCAGAAAGCAGGGTTGCCCACTCTGCCTAATCAGATCACTCCTCCTAAGAAATAGAAAACCCCAACGGAACTCATCTCGGAAGTTATTGCTGGGCGATCGCTGTCTGAAATTTTGTCAGGCTAGCGTAGATTGTTGTAGCAGTGTTCTAAAATTGCCGAGTCAGTCATGCTCGATGCTGCATCATCAGCTTGAGTTTAGTGAGTTCTTGTGAGGTTTTCTATGCGACCCCCAACCCAATATCTTTTTGCCACCATTGCTGCCTCATCAATATCACCCCGTTTCGTGGTTGTGTTGTTGACAGGGATTTTGTCGTGTGGTTCTAGTTTGGGTTGGCTGAATGTTGCGATCGCCGCTAATGCTTCTCCTGAGTCTTCCGGACAGCCGACGTTCAGTCAGCCAGATCCAACGGTTATACTAGCCCAGCGAGGTCGAGGTCGAGGACGAGGTCGAGGCGGAGATAATGAACTTTTACCTAGCACCCCATTTCCGCCTTCTGTAGCTAACTTAATTCGTCAAGACTTAGCTCGCCGTGTAAATGTCTCGCCTGGTCAGTTGCGAGTGACTTTAGCCGAGCCCAAAGTCTGGAAAGATAGCTGCTTAGAATTAGCTGCTGCTAATGAAATTTGCCCCCCAGCTCAAGTTCCCGGTTGGCAAGTTGTTGTTTCAGATGGTCGGCAAACTTGGGTTTACCATAGCGATCTGAATGGACAAATCTTGCGTTTAGACACTGGTGCCTCCAAGGTTGATTTACCCCAAGCGATCGCGGCTAGCGTGACTCAAGCAGTGGCTCAGCAATTAGGAATTGCAGCGACTCAAGTCCAGATTGCTAATTTTGCCAAGCAAACCTGGAGTAATGGTTGCTTAGGTTTGGCGACCACTGGTGAGTTTTGCACTCAAGCCGAAACTCCAGGCTGGCAAGTTACGGTTGCAGGGCGATCGCAGCAGTTGGTTTATCGCACAAATGAATCTGGTTCAGTGATCAAGTTGGATACAGCAGCCAGTGGTCTTTATCCAGCAGGCTTGCCCCAAAGTGTTTCTAGAGCAGTCTTGCAGGCTGCGGCTCAGCAATTGCGAGTACCTACTACCCAGGTACAAGTTGTGCAGTCAGAAAAAACGACCTGGCCTGATGCTTGCTTAGGCTTAGCTGAGCCTGGAGTGTTTTGTGCTGCTGTTATAGTTCCTGGCTGGATCGTCACCCTAGAGAGTGGGGGACAGCGCTTAGCCTATCGCACCAATGACTCTGGTTCTCTGGTGAAGTTCGATCGCCAAGCTAGTAATGTTAGTCGCCCGACAGGACTACAACCGAACCTGATTGGTGGCAGTGAATTCATTCCACCCCTGACCACAGGAGTGGTTTTCCGAGTAGTCACTAGCGGCGGTATTGCAGGACAAACTTCGGCGATCGCTTTGCAGGCAAATGGTCAGCTGATCCAAGGTCAACTACAACCCAATGGGACTGTCACTCCGGTGAAAGTGGTGCAAGTATCTCCGGCTGAGGTGCAACGCTTTCGGCGATTACTCGAACAGCAAAACTTTGCTCAATTCAATCGACACAGCTACCCCGCTCCTCAGGGAGCCGCTGACTATTTCACCGTGACGTTGTCTGGGCCTACGGTAACGGCTCGTTATGCAGACATAGTGCAAAATCAATTGCCAGCAGAGTTACAAAACGTGGTGCAAGCTTGGAGCCGCATTGCTGCCGATTTGTAGCAACTCCATGATTTTGGGGGTAATGCCTGTAATGTCCTGCACAGGCTGAAACGCGATCGCTTGAGGGCCAATCACAATCAGCGGCACCGGATTTGCGGTGTGATGCGGATGGGATAAGTCCTCAATATTGCCGTGGTCACTGCTAATCACCAGGTTGACATGAGGTTGTAGATGCGCCACGACACTCTCAACAAACGCATCTACTAACCGCAAAACTTGGGTGATTTGGGCTTTGTCCTGACTATGGCCTGCGTAATCAGGGAGATAACACTCAAACAACGTTAAATGGTGCTGGCTCCCAATTGTAGCCAATCTTTCTCCTGCTGTCGTAGGTGTTAGGGGAGGAACATTACCGCCCCGCTGGTTCACATACTCGCCCGTAATATCCCAAGAAATTGCCATTTGGCGATCGCTTCCTCCCCCCATGCGAAAAGGCACCCCAGCCGTCAGAGCCAGAAGCGTGCCCACCGAATAACGTCGCCGTCGTTTGGCGATCGCCTCAAAATAAGCAGGGGAATACAGATTGGCATGGGTCACAGAGCCACCCCAATTCAGCACCTGCTTGAACATGCCGTGGGATTCAATCAAAGTTCGTAAAGAGCCATTGGCAAAGGCGCTGAGGTGGCGTCCCATAAAAGCGGGCGCATTGCAACCTGTAAACAGTGACGTTTGCCCCGTCGCACTCTGAGGCAGTCCTGGCACTCCAAGAATGGCATCGATGGGTTGAAACAACAGCCTCGTTTGCTGAATATTGCGATCGCTCAGCAGTGGCCCATCTAGAAGCTGCGTTAGAAATGGCATGGCCGCGATCGCCGCCAAGGGATTAGTTGCTTGTGCTTCTCCCAACCCCACTCCATCTAAAAATAGAAAAATAAATCGCGCTGCTGAGTCATCCATGCCGCTTAACTAGATGCACTGGTGTAAAAGCGCAGAGCAAACTGCCAAAACAGGCGAGAGGCCAAGAACAGAGCTACAGCTAACAGACCTGCTCCGAGCAACCATACCAGTTCGACTCGACCCAACAAAGCTTCTGAAGGAATAGTGGTTAAAAAGGCCACTGGCACAATGAAAGTGAAGAAAAACCGATAGGCGACCGGATAAGCCACCATGGGATACCGACCCGCTTCTAACAAGCCGCGTAAAACCTCGGTGACGTTATAGATTTTGACAAACCAGATACTAGTGGCTCCCAACATAAACCATAAGCTGTAGAGGCTGATAAACCCGAACAGTAACGGCACGGCACCCAGTAAATAAGCCGAGGGGCCAATTCCTAGTTGTTGCCCCGCATACCCAATTACTAAGCAGCCAAAAAGCACATCTGGCAAGCCCCAGGGAGAAACAGTACGAGTTGAGAGCCAAAATTGACTATTAATCGGCTTCAACAGCACAAAATCCAGCGTGCCTTGCTGCACATGCTGCACGATGTGATTTAAGTTCGGGCCGAGAAAGGTACTAGAAAAGCCCTGGAACACAGTGAACACTCCCAACACCACCAAGGCTTCCCACCAAGACCAGCCTTCAAAGGTGTAACCTGTCCGATAAAACAAAAACAGCCCAAACAAACTGCCCGCTAAGTTCCCCAAACTCGTAAAAGCTGACAGCACAAAGTTGAGCCGATACTCCATCTCCGCCGCGATCGCCGTCCCCCAAAACAACCGCAACACCCGCCCATAACGTTGTATCCCTTTCTCCGTTCTCCTCTCTTCTTTTTTCATCCTTCCTCCCTCATCCTTCCTTCTTCTGACTCCTCACCCCTCACTCCTCCCTCCTCACCCTTTTCATCCTTCCTCACGCTCCCATCCCCGAATACTGCTTCAGCCCTTGTCTCCAGAGCCAACGATTTAGCCCCAAAAACAGCAAGCTCCAACCTGCCATGACCAGACATCCTTGGCCGAAATTAACAGGTAAACCTATGAGCAAGCTAGCGGGAAAATGGATCATGTAAGGAAACGGAGTCCACAAGACAAAGTTGCGAACTGCGGGTGGAAACATCTCTAGTGGTGCCACTAAACCAGATAAGAAAAGATAAAGCAAAAACCAGAACTGCTCGATCGCACTGGCCCGCTCGATCCAAAAGGCGCAGAGGGCAAAGGTATGTTGGATCAAAAAACGCAGGGCAAAGGCGATCGCAGTTGCTAACAAAAACAACAAAATATTGCTCAGAGGCGGAATCCAGGCTGCTTGTGGATATAGCAGGAAAAACAGAATAATTAGCCCTAACACAAAGGGCAGACGTGCCAATCGTTCTGCCACATGAGAAGTGACGTGATGCCAAACCGGATCAAGCGGCTGCAAGAGTTTCGGTGATAGCTTGCCTTCCACCACCTCTTTCTCAAATTCCCAAATTACCCAAACGACCGTAATCTGTCGCACGATAAAGACGGCCAAAAAATAGCGCACAAAATCGATAGGAGACAAACTCAACTGTCCGCCTTGGGCAGCTTGAATCCAAACTCCCATCAAAATCAGAGGCAAGGAACCCGACAAAGCCCACAACAGCAACTCCGCTCGGTACTCCAACATATAGGCGTAGTAAACCGAGAGCAAAGCTTGAGCAATTTTCCAGGCTCTCCTCATACAGCTGCTCCTGAGCGGAACAACTGACCGATCACTTCTTCGATTGGGGGGTCTGTAACTGCTAGGTCTACCACCTCTAGTTCCGCCAGAATCCGAGCCACTGTACGGGTTAAAGATTCCTGGGGCACCATAAAGCGAACCATGCGGCCATCTACTGCCTCAATGTCCCCGTAGCTCAACAACTCCGCTTTAGATTTGGGCTGAGCCAATTCCACTTTGACTTCTCGGCAAGGGGCAAAGCGTTCCGACAAGCCCTCCAAGCTACCGTCATAGATCAACTGTCCTTGATGGATCACTAGCACTCGCTTACACAACGCTGTGATGTCTGCCATGTAGTGACTGGTCAGCAGGACAGTGGCTCCATAGCGCTGGTTATATTCCCGCAAAAAGTCCCGCACACTCACTTGAGCATTGACATCCAAGCCCAAAGTGGGTTCGTCTAAAAACAAAACTTGGGGATGGTGAAGCAAAGCTGCCAGAAGTTCCGCTTTCATCCGTTCACCGAGAGATAGCTTCCGTACAGGTTGGGTTAGCTTGGCTTGGAGGGACAGCATCTCAGCCAATTCGCCAATCCGATACTGGAGTTCTTTGCCCGAAATGCCATAGACCGCAGCATTGATCCGTAGAGAATCTAGCGCAGGCAAGTCCCAGATCAGTTGTTGCTTTTGACCCATGACTAGCGTGATGTTTTGCAGAAAGCTGGCATCGCGTCGAAAGGGTACCTGCCCCGCCACCCGCACTTGCCCCGATGAAGGGTGAATCAGCCCAGTCAGCATTTTGAGCGTGGTAGTTTTGCCCGCACCGTTAGCCCCCAAAAAACCAACCACTTCACCTGCTTCTATCTGAAACGAAACTTGTTGCACTGCTTGCACTAAGCGGTAGTTACGCCGCACGAAGTGAAGCAATGTTCCCTTCAACCCTGGCTCTTTGACCGCTACAGGATAGACCTTGCTCAGGTCTTCAGCCACGATGATAGACATACCCGATTTAATACCCGAAGGAGCGCCTTCTCCCATTGTGCCTTGGACGCGAAAGTGCGATCGCCCTACCTCGGCTCTAACTCTTGGCCTAACCTCTGGTCTAACCCGTGGCTTAACCTCTGGCAAGTACCTTCTGATTTTCCTTCTGGCTAGGGAACTCTATAAGAATCCTCATTCGCCATTTCTCAATCTACCTAGCACCATGTTGCAACTCATTCGCCCGACGGCAGTCTCACTAATTTTGGCTTTAGGGTTTGCTGCTCCTAGCTTTGCGAATCCATCGCCAGCCAAGCAATTTGGGTATCCAATAGCAAAACCTAGTAGGGAACCGAGCTTGGCTTGCTACATGAAGACTGATTCGGGGCGATTGATTAACTTAGACGTGTTTTGTGTGACTGGGGGCCAAGAACCAGAACTGGGTACTGGGGATATTCAGGCCACGTTGCGCTGGGAAACGGTGGATGACTTAGACTTGGCCGTTACTGACCCCAGTGGTCAGACGGTGTTTTACAAAAATCCCCGCGTTCGCTCAGGAGGACAGCAGGATGTAGATGCCAATGCTGACTGCATCGAACCTGTAGCCAGACCTGTCGAGAATATTTTTTGGCTCCCAGGTGGGGCTCCAGCGGGTAAGTATACAGTCGAGGCGCGGCTATACCGTCGTTGTGCGCCTTCATGCCCAGTGCCTTTTGATTTGACGGTGCTAGTCCAGGGAGAAACCAAAGAGCTGACTGGATCAGTCGATGATCGCAAGCCAGCGGTGCGATTTCCCTTTGCGGTAACCCGTTAGTAAATACAAACCGAAGAGTCTAACCCGATTTTTGAGTGGTGTGGCAGCAGTGAGTTTGAATAAAGATGGCTGCTGCTACTGGGTCCATTGGCTTCGCGAAAAAGTAACCTTGCCCTGCTTCACACTTGAGGGCTTTTAGTTGCGCTAAGTGTTTCGCGGTTTCTACGCCTTCGGCAATCACATCCATGCCTAAGTTCCAAGCTAGGGTAACAATGGTGCGAATGATGGCTAGTTTCTCGGCATCTGTATCTACACTCATCACAAAAGAGCGATCGATCTTCAAAGTATCAATGGGGAATTGATGGAGGTAAGCCAATGAGGAATAGCCTGTACCAAAATCATCAATAGACAAGCGGACGCCGAGGTCGCGGAGTGGCAAAAAGAGGGCAGCGGTCGCCTCTGGATTTTGCATAAGCACGCTTTCGGTGATTTCTAGTTTCAAGCATTGAGGGCGTAGACCTGTTGCCGTCAAAACTTGGCGGATACGCTCGACGAAATCCGGTTGGGCAATCTGCTTTCCGGAAAGATTGACACTCATCGCCCAGTTTGCAGTCGTGGGAAATTGCGTTTGCCAAGAGCGCATCTGCTGGCAAGCGGTCTCTAGCACCCACCAACCGATAGGCCCGATCAAGTTAGTTTCTTCGGCAACCGGGATAAATTCTGCTGGAGACACCAAGCCTCGCTTAGGATGCTGCCACCGAGCTAAGGCTTCGAAGCCGATCACCTTGCTGCTTCTGAGCGAGACGATCGGTTGGTAATGAACCCGAAATTCTTGTCGCTGAATCGCTCGTCGCAGGTCACTTTCTAGCTGTAAAAGGGTAACGGCATGGGCGTGCATGGCTAAGGTAAAGACTTCGTAGCGAGCCTTGCCTAGGGACTTAGCCCGATACATGGCTGTGTCTGCGTCTCGCAGTAAGTTGTCTGGTCTCTCGTAGTCAATAGTGCTGAGAGCGATGCCGATACTCAGGGTGGTAAAGACCTCATGACCGTTGAGGTTGAATGGCACTTTGATCGCTTCCTGAATCCGTTCAGCTATCTGAATCGCGTCGTCGATTTCTTGAATGCCCTCTAGTAAAATTGCGAACTCATCTCCGCTGAGGTGGGCTAAGGTATCGTCTTGAGCGAGACAAGTTTGCAGCCGCTGGGCTACCTTAATCAGCAGTTCATCACCTGTTCTGTGACCCAGACTGTCATTTACCCCCTTAAAACGGTCTAGGTCGAGAAAAAGAACGGCAAAGAGACGATCGTCTTGCTGCTTAGCTCTGCTGGCTGCTTGGTAAAGGCGATCGCTAAAAAAAGCGCGATTGGGCAAACCCGTTAAGGCATCAAAAAAAGCACTTTGCAGCAGTTGCTTTTCAACCTGAGTGCGTTCCGTAATGTCTTGTACAA
This region of Trichocoleus desertorum NBK24 genomic DNA includes:
- a CDS encoding ABC-2 family transporter protein, with product MKKEERRTEKGIQRYGRVLRLFWGTAIAAEMEYRLNFVLSAFTSLGNLAGSLFGLFLFYRTGYTFEGWSWWEALVVLGVFTVFQGFSSTFLGPNLNHIVQHVQQGTLDFVLLKPINSQFWLSTRTVSPWGLPDVLFGCLVIGYAGQQLGIGPSAYLLGAVPLLFGFISLYSLWFMLGATSIWFVKIYNVTEVLRGLLEAGRYPMVAYPVAYRFFFTFIVPVAFLTTIPSEALLGRVELVWLLGAGLLAVALFLASRLFWQFALRFYTSASS
- a CDS encoding PIN domain-containing protein, which codes for MAAPHPILVILDFNALEVGKTREWQEFSRVGECFIPQVVFDEIRYLHDRAPEASLEQTAREFIRFFPDSGWNMTAISATHASLKPASGESFSKKARLSLAVAQAAYGLSRNHPGSLVVLVTTDQSLLQRVQGVEAPNLCGITAAALRQWCRTERQPLAVTQQLRQMATTPVVGAGKVGAGNVSTSLNKSATATTPKSRSHNVVRMSPNPSQRQPTFSNAPGAIAQLFSTLLMLGALVLAGSTAWYLLQPAGFNQFLQKAGLPTLPNQITPPKK
- a CDS encoding DUF3110 domain-containing protein, with protein sequence MRVFVLLFNARTENEGIHTIQIQDPERGERNVVLMFESEDDATRFGLLLEAQDFPTPMVEAFELEEIEEFCRGADYDCNLVPEDTLAMPPESNVDQTDWQEEGAEPPVLEAPDSEIERIRRRLEGLL
- a CDS encoding site-2 protease family protein; translated protein: MTTAASEASAIILMVLATLGILGWGFYRAKPFGKLGILAWLQSVVLMSPCLLFFGLFAAGIYLNLVGILFLIVASTGLYVLLGKQLRAAGQDTVLRERAAAMLKARQEANVGPTSHGHEPGQPGAESTLTPLETEALPIPAEDLKAIQGIFGIDTFFATETIPYQEGAIFKGNLRGDVDGVYTRLAESLQECLGDRYRLFLVENQEGKPVVIVLPSRNDPKPTTLPQKLLAVALAIATVATCLETGGILLGFDFFSAPERFREVLPIGGGILAVLAAHEIGHRVLAKRHQVRLSPPFFFPTAQLGSFGALTRFESILPNRTALFDIAFAGPAAGGLLSLLMLVTGLVLSHPGSLFQVPADFFKGSILVGTLAKVILGSALQNSLVDVHPLTVIGWLGLVVSALNLMPAGQLDGGRVVQAIYGRKTAGRATIATLVLLAIAAFANALALYWAIIILFLQRDLERPSLNELSEPDDARAGLGLLALFLMIATLLPLTPSLAGRLGIGG
- a CDS encoding alkaline phosphatase family protein; translated protein: MDDSAARFIFLFLDGVGLGEAQATNPLAAIAAMPFLTQLLDGPLLSDRNIQQTRLLFQPIDAILGVPGLPQSATGQTSLFTGCNAPAFMGRHLSAFANGSLRTLIESHGMFKQVLNWGGSVTHANLYSPAYFEAIAKRRRRYSVGTLLALTAGVPFRMGGGSDRQMAISWDITGEYVNQRGGNVPPLTPTTAGERLATIGSQHHLTLFECYLPDYAGHSQDKAQITQVLRLVDAFVESVVAHLQPHVNLVISSDHGNIEDLSHPHHTANPVPLIVIGPQAIAFQPVQDITGITPKIMELLQIGSNAAPSLHHVL
- the murQ gene encoding N-acetylmuramic acid 6-phosphate etherase encodes the protein MSQDSHPASAVNGEQLPHHFPDERGYLLTEQVNPNSQNLDQLSALELVELFNREDAQTIAAIAAARQELALAIERTAVALRQGGRLFYIGAGTSGRLGVLDAAECPPTFCTPPELVQGIIAGGAGALVRSSEDLEDRAEDGAEAIAHRHITELDVVVGITAGGTTPYVHGALQAARQRGATTIFMACVPAEQVPVKADIDIRLIVGPEVLAGSTRLKSGTVTKLALNILSTGVMVQLGKVYGNRMIDVSVTNKKLHDRALRTLQDLTDLNREEAGWLLERSGRSVKLALLMYWTGLSREEGDRLLAEHQGNLRQAVLGYQQSLNS